One Manihot esculenta cultivar AM560-2 chromosome 18, M.esculenta_v8, whole genome shotgun sequence genomic window carries:
- the LOC122722540 gene encoding uncharacterized protein LOC122722540, with protein sequence MSGASYSVESDPSEGSFEENRERMDVRREIELDVQRKDIGVQVNMDEESVDDTQNKDARISSSGEVDPSILSTAAKRGKKKVRGLKGSKKREFWNKLKSGLGSSSNRDSFRCERCGRLHKGVCLAGTTACFRCGQEGHVVRECRTAPWIAQSQRTFLSRVVQQEAATSDPVVPGTEQRNQREQQ encoded by the exons ATGAGTGGAGCTAGTTATTCTGTGGAATCAGACCCATCTGAAGGATCTTTTGAGGAAAACAGGGAAAGAATGGATGTAAGGAGAGAGATAGAAttagatgtgcaaagaaaggataTAGGAGTGCAAGTGAATATGGACGAAGAGTCTGTAGATGATACCCAGAATAAGGATGCCAGGATCTCtagttcaggagaagttgacCCCTCTATTTTGAGTACAGCTGCTAAAAGGGGGAAAAAGAAAGTCAGAGGccttaaagggtcaaagaagagggagttttggaataagttaaaGTCAGGGTTGGGTTCGAGTTCTAATAGGGATAGCTTTAGATGTGAGAGGTGTGGAAGgctgcataagggagtttgtcttgcagggacaacagcatgttttaggtgtggtcaggagggacatgtAGTTCGTGAGTGTCGTACTGCACCTTGGATAGCTCAGTCTCAGCGGACATTTTTAAGTAGAGTTGTTCAACAGGAGGCAGCCACATCAGACCCAGTAGTGCCAG gcacagaacagaggaaccagagagagcagcagtga